In Mesorhizobium sp. J428, the genomic window CTGACCGTCGATCGCACCGGTCTGGAGCCCGGTATAGACCTCGGCATAGGCCATCGGCGTCGGGTTGGCGCCGAGCGCGGTGCCGAGGAACTGCCAGGCATCGCCGCCGGGCATGCGCAGCTTGATGCCGGCCATGTCGGCGGGCGTCTTGATCTCCTTGTCGACCTTGAGCCCCACCTGGCGCACGCCGAAATAGGTCGGGCCCAGCACCTTCACGCCAAGCTGGTCCTCGGTCATCTTCTTCATCTCGGCACCGGCCTCGCTCGCGAAGAATGCCTTGAGGTGGGCAGCGTCGCGGAACAGGTAGCCGGCCGTGAGGATCGACCAGGCCGGAATCTGCTTCGAGATGTCCTGCGGCGCGAGGTTGCCCATCTCGAGATTGCCGCGCTGGAGCGCGACGAGCTCGGTGCCCTGCTTGAAGAGGTTGCCGCCGTAATAGCCCTCGAAGGTGAAGTCCTCCGCGATCGCTTCAGCGAACATCTTCATCATCTCGGCGCGGATGTCCTGCTCCGAGAAGACGGCCGAGAAGCGCAGCTTCGGCTTGTCCTGTGCCCAGGCCGGCAATGCCGTGGCGGTGGCCGCCAGGCCGGCGCCAATCATGAACCGGCGGCGCGTCGTGTGGAACGTCATGTCTTTCCTCCCTTTCTGCTGGTTGATCTAAAGTGCGTTGATGCGGTCGAGCATTCCTTCCGGCCAGTCCTTGGACAGCGGCGATTCGAGATACTTCTTGTTCGAGTAGGCGCGGAAGGCGTCGACGTCGGGCGTGTAGACGTCCAGCCCGGCGCCCTTGAAGAAGTCGATCAGCTCGGCTTCCTGCTTGACGTATTCCTGGTCGCTCCACGCGAAGGCTTCGTCCGCGGCGGCCTGCATCGCCTTCTGCTGCTCCGGCGTCAGCGAATCGAACAGCTTGGCGTTGATCATCAGCAAGCCGAAGCCGACATTGTGCCCGGTCAGCACGATCTGGTTCGTCACCTCGTAGAACTTCATCAGCTTGTCGTTCGGCAGCGGATTGTCCTGTGCGTCGATCGCACCGGTCTGGAGGCCGGTGTAGACCTCGGCATAGTCCATCGCGACCGGGTTGGCGCCGATCGACTCGCCGAGGAACTGCCAGGCTTCGCCACCCGGCATGCGCAGCTTCACGCCGGCGAGGTCCTCGGGCTTCATGATCTTCTTGTCGCCCTTGAGGTTGAGATGGCGCGTTCCATAATAGGCCGGCGCCAGCACGACCACGCCCATCTCCTCGCGCGCCAGCTTCTTGAACTCGTCGCCGATCTCGCTGTCGAAGATCGCCTTGAGATGCTTGGCGTCGCGCACGAGATACGCTGCCGTCAGGATGGAAAAGGCGGGAACCTGCTTGGCGAAGTCCGACGGCGGCATCAGCGCCATTTCGAGATTGCCGCGCTGCACCGCCACGATCTCGGTGCCCTGCTTGTAGAGAGACGAGCCGAAATACGGCTCGAAGGCGAAGTCGCCCTCGAGTTTCTTTGCGAAGATTTCCACCAGAGCCTTCGAACGCGGCGCTTCCGCGGTGGTCGAGTCAGCGAAGCGCAGCTTGATCGGCTCGGCCATCGCGGCCCCTGCCGCGGCAAGCATTCCGATTGCCGTTGCCGCTGCCAGAAGAGCGCGGCGCGTGAATGTGGATGCCATCAAGATCCTCCCTCGAATATCTCAGCCGAAGCGGTGCTCCGGAATGCCTTGTCCAACACCCTCGATCGCGAACAGGCCGCCGGCCATCGGCTCGGAGGCAAGCTGCGCCGCGTCGAGGAATTTCCATGCGCTCGTCACATAGAGCGTCTTCAGGTCCCGCCCGCCGAAGCAGAGGCAGGTCGGGTTCGTAAACGGCACCGGGATGACGCGGTCGATCGTCCCGTCCGGCCGGTAGCGCACCACGCGACCGCCGGCGAAGAAGGCGGCCCACAGGCAGCCGTCCGCGTCGACGCAGGCGCCGTCCGGTCGATCGCCGGTCGCCGTGTAGTCGGCAAAGATACGCCGGTTGGTCACGACGCCGTCGTCCAGGTCGAGATCGTAGGCGTAGCTCGTGTAGCGGCGGGTGTCGGTGAAGTAGAGCGTGCGGCCGTCCGGCGAAAAGGCGATGCCGTTCGCGACGATCACGTCGCCGGCCATCCTGGTCGCCGCGCCGTCGGGATCGACGCGATAGAGCGAGCCGTTCGGACGGTGCAGCTGGTTGTCCATCGTGCCGACCCAGAAACGGCCGCGCGCATCCACCCGCCCGTCATTGAGCCGATTGTCCAGGCCAGGTTCCACGCTCGCCAGCGTGCTGCGCCGGCCCGTGGCGTCTTCCCTGAGATAGAGGGTCAGGTCCTCGGCAAGGAGCCTGTCGCCCGATTTGGCGAGCGCCTGCGTGCCTGCGAATGTGCCGGGCAGTTCCGTCACCTGATGGTCCCCGGTCGCGGGATCATAGGACTGGAGCCGCGGCTGCTCGATGTCGATCCACCACAGCCTGTTCGTGCGATCGCACCACAACGGCGTCTCGCCGAGCCGGTCGCGGCTTTCGACGACGCATTCGACCTTGGGCTGGCGGACGACAACCGTCATGCGGCGGCTCCGAAATGCTCCGCCATCGCCGACCGGTCCGCCGCGCGGCCGGTGAACAGCTCGAAGGCGCGGACCGCCTGATAGACGGCCATCCCGGCTCCCGGGAGAACACGGCAGCCGAGCGCGCGCGCCGCCCTGAGCAATTCGGTCTCCGCCGGGAAGTAGATGATATCTGCGACCCACTGGCGCGGTGCGAGCAGGTTGGCGGCGAAGGGCGTGCCCGGATATTTCGCCATGCCCACCGGCGTGCAGTTCACGATCCCCTCGGCGGACTGTACGGCCGCCGCGTGATCCGTCTCGGTCCGTATGCGCGTGCTTCCGTTGGCGTTCATCCGCTCGGCAAGCGCGTTTGCGCGCGCGCGATCGTTGTCGACCACGATCAACTCTCCGACGCCGAGGTCGATCAGTGCGCGGGCGACCGCGACACCGGCTCCGCCTGCACCGAACTGCGCGACGCGGCCGACCAGTGCGCCGGGCAGGCCATCACGGAAGCTTTCGGCGAATCCCCAGCAATCCGTGTTGTGGCCGTTCACGCGCCCGGCGCGGAAAACCAGCGTGTTCACCGCACCGATCGACGCAGCATTGATCGAGAGCTCGTCGACGAAGGGCAGCACCGCCTGCTTGAACGGATGGGTCACGTTCACCCCTGCGAACCCGGCTGTTGCCGCGGCCTGGACGACCTCGCCCAGCGCGCTGTCGGGCAGGCCGAACCGGTCGAAGTCGAGCAGATGATAGACGCAGTCGAGGCCCAGCCGCCTCGCCTCGAGTTCATGCATGATCGGCGAGCGGGAGAGCTGAATGCCCCTGCCGATAAGGCCGATGGTGATGGACCCGTCCCGACGAACGCCGCGCGGCCCGGCAAGGGCCTTCAGCATCCCGGCGATGGCGTCGGTGACTGTCGTCACATCTCTCTCCCTGGGCGGATGATGAATCCGCCGGCGGCGCGGCGCCGCTCTTGTCTTTGCCGGATGCGGGCCGGTAAATGGCCCGCGTCGGATATTGGCGACAATGTACGAACTGGTTAGTTTAGTCAACAACGTCCAGGGAAAGGCGTTCGCACGCATGGAGGGCAAGGCCGCGGGCAGCCGGCGCAGGACCGAAAACGGTCCGACGCGTACGCAGGATCCGGAGGGGACCCGGCGCAACATCCTCGAGATCGCCTCCGAGGAGTTCGCGCTGAACGGGCTGTCGGGCGCGCGGATCGACGAGATCGCGGCACGGACGCGATCCTCCAAGCGCATGATCTACTACTACTTCGGCGACAAGGAAGGGCTCTATCTCGCAGCACTTGAGAACGCCTACCGCCGCGTGCGCGAGGGCGAGTCCAAGCTCGATACCGAGGGTCTTCCGCCCGTCGAGGCGCTGCGCAAGCTGGTGGAGTTCACTTTCGACCATCATCACGCGCATGAGGATTTCATCCGGATGGTGATGATCGAGAACATCCATCACGGAGAATATCTCGCCGGCTCGGAGGTCATCCGCGGCCTCAACGTCACCGCGATCGACCACATCGCCCGTATCTACGAGCGCGGTCTGGCGGAGGGCGTCTTCCGCGCGGGCATCGACGCGATCGAGCTGCATTGGCAGGTCAGTGCGCTGTGCTTCTTCAACGTGTCGAACCGCGCGACATTCTCGAAGATCTTCGGGCGCGACACCGGCGCCCCGGAGGAGCAGGCGCGGCTCCGCGAGAACACCGTCCAGATGATCCTCCGCTTCGTCGCAGCCTGAATCGTTTCTGCCGGATCGTCCGGCCGCGCGAACGGCGCGCGCAGACGTCCGCGGTCCGCCGTCTTCGCGCTGCGCGCCTGCCTCCCACGGCAGCCGCCGCCGGCACGGTCTTCGAGCAGAACTATACCATCCGGACAGAAAGCGCGGAACTTCGGACATCTCGGGACGTCAGGTGGTGAGGAAATTGGTGGAGCCAATCGGAATCGAACCGACGACCTCTTGAATGCCATTCAAGCGCTCTCCCAACTGAGCTATGGCCCCACGCTCCGGCCTTTCGGACCGCGCCGTCTCCGGCGGAGAGCTCGGCAGGATGGGATCCCTGCCGAAGATCGAGGCGGCTTCTAACCCCGCCGCCTCGCAAGATCAAGGCCTCTGCGACACGAATGCCGACTTTGTCGGAATCCGGCCTCCAGGCCTGGAAAATCAGATCTCGTCGTCGTCCTCGCCGCCGACGCCGATGATGTCGGCGACATCGTCGTCCTCTTCCTCCTCGTCCGGCAGGAAGGTGTCGTCGTCCTCGTCGTCGATTTCGACGTCGTCGTCATCGCCGAGATCGGGCAGGTCGTCCGCGCCGCCCTTGGCCTCGTCGTCGGCCTCCTCGAGCGACACCATGTCGGGGGCGTCCTCTTCGGCGTCCAGTTCCTTGTCGGCGACCTCCTCTTCCTCCTCGATCGTGCTCAGCACGGTGGATTCGAAATAGGACCGCGGATAGCTCTTGCCGGTGTAGGGCGAGACGATCGGATCGCGGTTCAGGTCATAGAATTTCTTGCCCGTTTCCGGGTCGATGCGCTTGGTACCCAAGTTCAGGTTTCGCCACTGTGTCCGCCTCGTGGAAACAGGCCCGGGATTACCCGGACCGCGCCGTGCGGAACTTCGCCCGCAGGATACGCGCCGTAAAAATGAGTTCGGTCCCATATCCACAAGTCGCGCCCCTGTCAAAGCTTATTGAAGGCCGGAATTGCCGCAACCCACGCCGGAGGCAAGCCGGCCCGCGCTGCGGGGATGACCGTCTCGTCGCCCCGTGCTAGACAGCCGCCGCGCGGGCCCGTGCCTGCGAAGGGGGACAGGAACCGCCCATGACCGACCAACCGTCGCCGCAGCCCGCGACCGCGCGGCTTTCCCCGGCGCTGAAGGGCGCTGTGCGGGTGCCGGGCGACAAGTCGATCTCGCACCGCGCGCTGCTGCTCGGCGGGCTCGCCGCCGGCACGACCCGCATCACCGGCCTGCTCGAAGGCGACGACGTGCTGCGCACCGCCGCTGCGATGCGCGCATTCGGCGCAAGCGTGGAAGGGGGGAATGGCGAATGGATTCTGCGCGGGGTCGGCAATGGCTGTCTGCTCGAACCGCAGGAACCGCTCGATTTCGGCAATTCGGGCACCGGGGCCCGGCTCGCCATGGGGCTGGCGGGCGTCTACGACATGCCGACCGCCTTCAAGGGCGACGCCTCGCTGTCGAGACGACCGATGGGCCGCGTGCTTGATCCGCTGCGGCTGATGGGTGTCCAGGTCGAGGCGACGCCGGGCGACCGGCTGCCGCTCAACCTGCGCGGGCCGAAGACGGCCGCTCCGATCACCTATCGCGTGCCCGTGCCGTCGGCACAGGTGAAGTCCGGCGTGCTGCTGGCCGGCCTCAACGCGCCGGGTGTCACGACCGTCATCGAGGCGGTGCCGACCCGCGACCATACGGAAAAGATGCTGCGTGCCTTTGGCGCGAACCTCGAGGTCGAGACGGATGCCGGGGGCCTGCGCCACATCCGCGTCGGCGGGCAGGGACGGCTGACAGGCCAGGCGATCGCGGTGCCGGGCGATCCGTCCTCTGCCGCCTTCGTCCTGGTCGCAGCCCTTGTCGTGCCCGGGTCCGACGTCCTGATCGAGAATGTGCTGATGAACCCGACGCGAACCGGTCTCATGGATACGCTGCGGGAGATGGGCGCCTCGATCGAGGTTCTCAACGGCCGTGCGGCCGGCGGCGAGGACGTGGCGGACCTGCGCGTCCGTTCTTCCGAGCTGACAGGCGTCACGGTGCCGCCCGAGCGCGCGCCCTCGATGATCGACGAATATCCGGTGCTCGCCGTCGCGGCCGCCTTCGCCGAAGGCGAGACCTTGATGCATGGGCTGGACGAGCTGCGCATCAAGGAATCCGACCGGCTCGCCGCCGTCGCGGCGGGGCTGAAGGCCAACGGCGTGGACTGCGAGGAAGGCAAGGACTGGCTGCTCGTGCGCGGTTCCCCCGAGGGACGCGGCCTGGGCGGCGGCACCGTCGAGACCAGCCTCGACCACCGTATCGCCATGAGCTTCCTCGTGATGGGGCTGGCGGCGGAGCAAGCGGTCACCGTCGACGACACAGGCATGATCGCGACCAGTTTTCCGCATTTTCTGGATGTGATGCGGAGCGTCGGGGCGCAGATCGAGTAGGTTCGGACAATTTCCCGTTCCGGAATCGAAGGAGCAGGTCACGTGAGCGCGCAAAAGGTTGCACTGGTGGTCGGTGGCGGATCGGGCATGGGGGCTGCGGCGGCCCGCAGGCTCGCGGCCGACGGATTCGCGGTCGGCATTCTGTCCTCCTCCGGCAAGGGCGAGGCGCTGGCGAAGGAGCTCGGCGGGCTCGGCGTCACCGGTTCGAACCAGTCGAATGACGATCTGAGGCGCTTCGTCGACCTCGCGGTCGGGCGCTGGGGCCGCGTCGACGCGCTGGTCAACAGCGCCGGACACGGACCCCGCGCACCGCTGCTCGAGATCACGGACGAGCAGTGGCACACGGGCTTCGACGTCTATTTCATGAATGTGGTGCGTTCCGTGCGGCTCGTCGCGCCGGTCATGGCGGGGCAGGGCGGCGGCGCGATCGTCAACATCTCGACTGCCTGGGTGGCAGAGCCGAGCCCGATGTTCCCGACCTCGGCCGTGGCGCGGGCGGGGCTTGCCGCCTACACCAAGCTGTTCGCGGACGAATACGCGGCGAAGAAGGTGCGCATGAACAATGTCCTGCCGGGCTGGATCGACAGCCTGCCGGCCACCGAGGAGCGCCGCTCCGGCGTGCCGATGCAGCGCTACGGCACCAGCGAGGAAATCGCCGCCACCATCTCCTTCCTCGTCTCGGACGGTGCGGCATATATCACCGGCCAGAATCTGAGAGTCGACGGCGGCCTGATGCGATCGGTAGGATGACCGGGCAGGGAGACCGGGGGTGGTCTCCTCCGCCAGCCCGATCAAGAATGCTGAGATGCGGGAAATAGAGCTCAAGTTCCTGCTCAAAGAGCCGCCGGCCGCCATCTGGGCGCGCGCAAGGCGGATCGATCCGACCTTCACCCGGCCGCGCACGCGCACGCTGGTCTCGGTCTACTACGACACGCCGGACCGGCGGCTTCGCGAAGCCGGGATCGTGCTGCGGATACGCCGGGACGGCAGGCGGTGGTTCCAGACGGTCAAGGCAGGGCGCAGCACGGTCGGCGGCTTCACCGATGTCCAGGAAGCCGAGACGGCCGCGAAGAGCGAGCGGCCCGACCTCCAGTCCGTCCCCGACCAAAAGCTCAGGGAAAAGATGGTCGCACTCTGCGAGGGACGCGAGCTTGTGCCGGTCAGCGCCATGCAGTTCAGGCGTTCGAGCGGCGTCATCGTCGTTCCGGACGCCGCGAAGGTGGAAATATCGACCGATGTCGGCACGATTTCTGCCTCGGATCTCACGGCGCCGTGGCGCGAGCTGGAGATCGAGCGGATCGAAGGCAGCCCGCGCGCCCTGTTCGACGTCGCAGCCGCGCTTCACCCGGATGGCGGCCTGCGCTTTTCCCGGCTGAGCAAGTCCGCGCGCGCGAACCTGCTGGCCGAGGAAGGCAGGGTTGAGCCGCTTCCCGTCCCGCGTTGCGCGGCAACGGTCCCGCTGGCTCCGGCAATGTCCGCCGAACAGGCGGCGCGCGACGTGCTTCGCGAATGCGCTGGCCAGATCGTCGCCAATATCGATGTCGTCCGCGAGGCGGACGATCCCGAGGGCCCGCACCAGCTGCGGATCGGGCTGCGACGGCTGCGCAGCTGGCTGTCGATCTTCCAGCCGCTCGCGCTGAGCGCCGAGCTGACGAGGCTGAGCGAGGAGGCGCGCTGGCTCGCCGGCGAGGTCGGGAGCCTGCGCGACCTCGACGTGACGGGGTCGGATATCGTGGGTCCCGAGGCTGAACGCCATCCCGACGAGCCGGCGCTCGCCGCACTGGTGCAACTGACGGCGTCGCGCGCGACGTCCCGGCGCGAGATATTGAGACGGACGTTGCGGGACGGCCGCGTCCAGGCCTTCGAGCTCGACCTCATCCGCTTCGTCGAGCTGCGCGGCTGGATCGAGGAAGGCGACCTCGACCAGTCCGGACGGCTGTCGACGCCCGTCGAGGCCTTCGCGTCCGAGGCGCTTGCCCGACGCTGGAAGAAGGTCCTGAAATGCGGCCGCGGGCTGAAAAAGCTCGACACCGCGCATCGTCACGAACTGCGCAAGCAGTTGAAGAAACTGCGCTACGCGATCGAGTTCTTCGCGCCGCTCCACGAGACGAAGCGCTGCGCGAAGATGACGGAACGGCTCAAGGCGCTGCAGGACGTCTTTGGAGAACTGAACGATGCCGCTGTGGCTCATGGCATCCTCGATGCCCCGGACTTCGCGGCCGCGGCCGACACGCAGATGCAGCGCGCGATCGGCTGGACGCTTGGGGCAAGTGCCGCGCGCGCCGACCAGGCCTGGACGAGGGCATCGAAGCTTTGGCGAAGGCTGAAGGAGTCCAGGCCGTTCTGGGATTGAGCGCCGATCCGCTCTTGCGCCCGGCTGCGAGACAGGCTTGATGCCGCTCATGACCAGTCTCCTCATCGCCATCGACGGGCCCGCCGCTTCCGGCAAGGGCACGCTCGCCCGCCGCCTGGCGGATTACTATCACCTGCCGCATCTCGACACGGGCCTGACCTACCGGGCCGTGGCCTGGCATCTTCTCCGCAACGGCCAGTCGCTCGACGACGAGGCGTCCGCGATCGAGGCGGGCCGGCACGTCGATCTCTCCAACCTCGACAAGCATGCGCTGTCGGCGCACGGCGTCGGCGAGGCGGCGTCGCGCGTGGCGGTGATCCCGGAGCTGCGGCGCATCCTGGTCGACAAGCAGCGCGACTTCGCCCGCCAGCCGGGCGGCGCCGTACTGGACGGCCGCGACATCGGCACCGTCGTCGCGCCGGAGGCCGACGTGAAGCTCTACATCACCGCCAGCCCCGAGGTGCGCGCGCAGCGGCGCCTGCGCGACATCGAAGGCCGCGGCGGATCGGCGGACGTATCGGAAATCCTCGCTGACATCCGCCGTCGCGACGAGCGCGACATGGGCCGCGCCGACTCGCCGCTGAAGCCCGCGGCCGACGCGCACTTGCTCGACACGTCCGATATGTCTATAGAGGCCGCGTTCCGCGCGGCCCGCGCCATCGTCGATGGTGTGCTGGTCAAGCGGGGCGAGGCCTGATCCGGCGGCGAGCCTTCCAAAACGGAAGCCCGACACCCATATC contains:
- the dctP gene encoding TRAP transporter substrate-binding protein DctP, with product MTFHTTRRRFMIGAGLAATATALPAWAQDKPKLRFSAVFSEQDIRAEMMKMFAEAIAEDFTFEGYYGGNLFKQGTELVALQRGNLEMGNLAPQDISKQIPAWSILTAGYLFRDAAHLKAFFASEAGAEMKKMTEDQLGVKVLGPTYFGVRQVGLKVDKEIKTPADMAGIKLRMPGGDAWQFLGTALGANPTPMAYAEVYTGLQTGAIDGQDNPLPNVENMKFYEVMSQIVLTSHLVGYDLLTVSKKVWDEMGAEKQAKFQEAADKAIDFSTEKHLTREKELAESFKAKGLKIYEPDVAAFRKHVQDQYLASEQAKEWPAGMVDKINAL
- the dctP gene encoding TRAP transporter substrate-binding protein DctP, producing MASTFTRRALLAAATAIGMLAAAGAAMAEPIKLRFADSTTAEAPRSKALVEIFAKKLEGDFAFEPYFGSSLYKQGTEIVAVQRGNLEMALMPPSDFAKQVPAFSILTAAYLVRDAKHLKAIFDSEIGDEFKKLAREEMGVVVLAPAYYGTRHLNLKGDKKIMKPEDLAGVKLRMPGGEAWQFLGESIGANPVAMDYAEVYTGLQTGAIDAQDNPLPNDKLMKFYEVTNQIVLTGHNVGFGLLMINAKLFDSLTPEQQKAMQAAADEAFAWSDQEYVKQEAELIDFFKGAGLDVYTPDVDAFRAYSNKKYLESPLSKDWPEGMLDRINAL
- a CDS encoding SMP-30/gluconolactonase/LRE family protein, yielding MTVVVRQPKVECVVESRDRLGETPLWCDRTNRLWWIDIEQPRLQSYDPATGDHQVTELPGTFAGTQALAKSGDRLLAEDLTLYLREDATGRRSTLASVEPGLDNRLNDGRVDARGRFWVGTMDNQLHRPNGSLYRVDPDGAATRMAGDVIVANGIAFSPDGRTLYFTDTRRYTSYAYDLDLDDGVVTNRRIFADYTATGDRPDGACVDADGCLWAAFFAGGRVVRYRPDGTIDRVIPVPFTNPTCLCFGGRDLKTLYVTSAWKFLDAAQLASEPMAGGLFAIEGVGQGIPEHRFG
- a CDS encoding shikimate dehydrogenase, translated to MTTVTDAIAGMLKALAGPRGVRRDGSITIGLIGRGIQLSRSPIMHELEARRLGLDCVYHLLDFDRFGLPDSALGEVVQAAATAGFAGVNVTHPFKQAVLPFVDELSINAASIGAVNTLVFRAGRVNGHNTDCWGFAESFRDGLPGALVGRVAQFGAGGAGVAVARALIDLGVGELIVVDNDRARANALAERMNANGSTRIRTETDHAAAVQSAEGIVNCTPVGMAKYPGTPFAANLLAPRQWVADIIYFPAETELLRAARALGCRVLPGAGMAVYQAVRAFELFTGRAADRSAMAEHFGAAA
- a CDS encoding TetR/AcrR family transcriptional regulator translates to MEGKAAGSRRRTENGPTRTQDPEGTRRNILEIASEEFALNGLSGARIDEIAARTRSSKRMIYYYFGDKEGLYLAALENAYRRVREGESKLDTEGLPPVEALRKLVEFTFDHHHAHEDFIRMVMIENIHHGEYLAGSEVIRGLNVTAIDHIARIYERGLAEGVFRAGIDAIELHWQVSALCFFNVSNRATFSKIFGRDTGAPEEQARLRENTVQMILRFVAA
- a CDS encoding TIGR02300 family protein, with amino-acid sequence MNLGTKRIDPETGKKFYDLNRDPIVSPYTGKSYPRSYFESTVLSTIEEEEEVADKELDAEEDAPDMVSLEEADDEAKGGADDLPDLGDDDDVEIDDEDDDTFLPDEEEEDDDVADIIGVGGEDDDEI
- the aroA gene encoding 3-phosphoshikimate 1-carboxyvinyltransferase, translated to MTDQPSPQPATARLSPALKGAVRVPGDKSISHRALLLGGLAAGTTRITGLLEGDDVLRTAAAMRAFGASVEGGNGEWILRGVGNGCLLEPQEPLDFGNSGTGARLAMGLAGVYDMPTAFKGDASLSRRPMGRVLDPLRLMGVQVEATPGDRLPLNLRGPKTAAPITYRVPVPSAQVKSGVLLAGLNAPGVTTVIEAVPTRDHTEKMLRAFGANLEVETDAGGLRHIRVGGQGRLTGQAIAVPGDPSSAAFVLVAALVVPGSDVLIENVLMNPTRTGLMDTLREMGASIEVLNGRAAGGEDVADLRVRSSELTGVTVPPERAPSMIDEYPVLAVAAAFAEGETLMHGLDELRIKESDRLAAVAAGLKANGVDCEEGKDWLLVRGSPEGRGLGGGTVETSLDHRIAMSFLVMGLAAEQAVTVDDTGMIATSFPHFLDVMRSVGAQIE
- a CDS encoding SDR family oxidoreductase, with the translated sequence MSAQKVALVVGGGSGMGAAAARRLAADGFAVGILSSSGKGEALAKELGGLGVTGSNQSNDDLRRFVDLAVGRWGRVDALVNSAGHGPRAPLLEITDEQWHTGFDVYFMNVVRSVRLVAPVMAGQGGGAIVNISTAWVAEPSPMFPTSAVARAGLAAYTKLFADEYAAKKVRMNNVLPGWIDSLPATEERRSGVPMQRYGTSEEIAATISFLVSDGAAYITGQNLRVDGGLMRSVG
- a CDS encoding CHAD domain-containing protein; protein product: MVSSASPIKNAEMREIELKFLLKEPPAAIWARARRIDPTFTRPRTRTLVSVYYDTPDRRLREAGIVLRIRRDGRRWFQTVKAGRSTVGGFTDVQEAETAAKSERPDLQSVPDQKLREKMVALCEGRELVPVSAMQFRRSSGVIVVPDAAKVEISTDVGTISASDLTAPWRELEIERIEGSPRALFDVAAALHPDGGLRFSRLSKSARANLLAEEGRVEPLPVPRCAATVPLAPAMSAEQAARDVLRECAGQIVANIDVVREADDPEGPHQLRIGLRRLRSWLSIFQPLALSAELTRLSEEARWLAGEVGSLRDLDVTGSDIVGPEAERHPDEPALAALVQLTASRATSRREILRRTLRDGRVQAFELDLIRFVELRGWIEEGDLDQSGRLSTPVEAFASEALARRWKKVLKCGRGLKKLDTAHRHELRKQLKKLRYAIEFFAPLHETKRCAKMTERLKALQDVFGELNDAAVAHGILDAPDFAAAADTQMQRAIGWTLGASAARADQAWTRASKLWRRLKESRPFWD
- the cmk gene encoding (d)CMP kinase, giving the protein MTSLLIAIDGPAASGKGTLARRLADYYHLPHLDTGLTYRAVAWHLLRNGQSLDDEASAIEAGRHVDLSNLDKHALSAHGVGEAASRVAVIPELRRILVDKQRDFARQPGGAVLDGRDIGTVVAPEADVKLYITASPEVRAQRRLRDIEGRGGSADVSEILADIRRRDERDMGRADSPLKPAADAHLLDTSDMSIEAAFRAARAIVDGVLVKRGEA